The Streptomyces rubrogriseus genomic sequence TCATCGGGCGTGCGCTGACCGGGGTTTCGGCATTCTGACTGGCGGGGACTGAGTACCCGAACTGAGTACGACGGCGGATGTGGCGGGGGCCACATCCGCCGACTCTTGTCCCCATGAGCGACACACCGGTCAAGCAGCAGAACACGGCGGCCTTCTACGGGCAGGCCGTCGCCTCGTTCGCGGTGGCCATGGCCGCCACCGCCATCGGCATCTACCAGCTCCAGGCCGACGCCTGGGTGCGCGCCTTCCTCGCGATCGCCGTCCTGTACCTCGTCACCTCGGCCTTCACCCTGGCCAAGATCATCCGGGACCGCCAGGAGGTCGGCCAGATAGTCAGCCGGGTCGACCAGGCGCGCCTGGACAGGATCCTCGTCGAGCACGACCCCTTCCAGAAGCCGGGCGGCACCCCTGCGGGCCAGCGCCCCTAAGCGCCCGCTCACCTTCGGCGGTATGGTGGTGCTCCTGTCACCGAGAGGGGCGAACAAGCGATGAGTACGGCGGCCGAGACGACGGGCGGCGACATCGAGCCGTGGGAAGAGGTCACGCCCGACGCGGCCCGGCGGCTCCTGGTGGCCGCCGTGGAGGCGTTCGCCGAACGCGGGTACCACGCGACCACGACCCGGGACATCGCCGGACGGGCCGGCATGAGCCCGGCCGCGCTCTACATCCACTACAAGACCAAGGAAGAGCTGCTCCACCGGATCAGCCGCATCGGCCACACCCGGGCGGTGGCCATCCTGCGCTCCGCGGCGCAGGGCGAGGGCAGTGCGGCCGAACGACTCGCCGACGCCGTGAGCTCCTTCGTCCGCTGGCACGCCGGGCGGCGTACGACCGCGCGGGTCGTGCAGTACGAGCTGGACGCCCTCGGCCCCGAGGCCCGGGAGGAGATCCTCACCCTCCGCCGGCAGTGCGACGCCGCGGTGCGCGGCATCATCGACGACGGCGTGGCCGCGGGCGAGTTCGACGTGCCGGACGTCAAGGGCACCACGCTGGCCGTGCTGTCCCTCTGCATCGACGTGGCCCGCTGGTTCAACGTGAACGGCCCCCGTACGCCCGACGAGGTCGGCGCGCTCTACGCCGACCTCGTGCTGCGCATGGTGGGTGCCGAACCGTCCGGGGCGACGGCTCAGAGGTAGTAGCGCGAGACCGACTCGGCGACGCACACCGGCTTGTCGCCGCCCTCGCGCTCCACGGTGAAGGCGACGCTCACCTGGATCCCTCCCTTGACGTCCTCGACGCCGGTGACGGCCGCCGTGGCGCGCAGCCGCGAGCCGACCGGGACGGGGGAGGGGAAGCGGACCTTGTTGGTGCCGTAGTTGACGCCCATCTTCACGCCCTCGACCCGGATCAGCTGCGGCCCGAAGAGCGGGAGCAGCGACAGGGTCAGATAGCCGTGCGCGATGGTGCCGCCGAACGGGCCCGCGGCCGCCTTCTCCGGGTCCACGTGGATCCACTGGTGGTCGCCGGTCGCCTCGGCGAACAGGTCGATCCGCTTCTGGTCGACCTCCAGCCAGTCGGTGTACCCCAACTGCTCGCCCACCGCCGCCTTCACCTCGTCGGCGGACGTGAAGATCCTCGGCTCTGCCATGTTCCGGCCTCTCTGCTCGCTCACCCGGTGCGCTCGTTTCTAAGCGACTGCTTAGCATGGTCGCCCGTGGCGTGCCTGTCAACGGACCGGACCGGTCCGCGGGGGCGATCGGGTCGGTAGGGTTCGAGGGGTGCCTCAGATTCCAGAGAAGATCCACGAGCTCACGGTCGGCCAGCTGGCCGCCCGCAGTGGCGCCGCGGTCTCCGCCCTGCACTTCTACGAGTCAAAGGGTCTGATCAGCAGTCGTCGCACCTCTGGCAACCAGCGGCGCTTCGCCCGTGACGCGCTGCGCAGGGTCGCCTTCGTCCGTGCGGCGCAGCGGGTCGGCATCCCGCTGGCCACGATCCGCGAGGCGCTCGCCGAACTGCCCGAGGGACGTACGCCCACCGAGGACGACTGGGCCCGGCTCTCCGAGTCCTGGCGCTCCGAGCTGGACGAGCGCATCAAACAGCTCAACCGGCTGCGCGACCACCTCACCGACTGCATCGGCTGCGGCTGCCTGTCCCTGGAAACCTGCGTCCTGTCCAACCCCGACGACGCCTTCGGCGAACGCGGTGCGGGCTCCCGCCTGCTCGTGGAGCGCCGCGGCTCCACCGCCAGGGGCGACCGGGCGCCGAGCCGCGCCCGGGAACCGGAAGTGCCGTGCTGCGGCGACTGACCGCGGGGTGTCCCGGGCCCGGTCGTCAGCCGTCACCCCGGCGCGCCGCGGCCCACTCCCGCGCTTGTCCACGCCCCGTTTACCTGATTCCTGCGAGGAGGCTCCGGCGTTCACGCCGGGGGAGGAATCGCATCCGAGTATGGCGACGCGGAGCGTCGCCGAACCCTAGATACGGGCGCGGAACGCCCCTATATGGCTGCTGGCATGGCTCAAAGCGGAGCGAACGTGTGTGCCTGTGGTCGCTGGTCGGGGTGACGGTTGCGGGATCGGTGGGTGTGTGTGCGGCTGTCGTACGTATGGTCCTTCGCAGGGTTGGGGACGGCACGGTGTCGTGGCCGCGGCCGTGAAGGGGGCGGGGTGGCGCAGGTGGGGGCGGGTGAGAAGGTCGGTCACGCGCGGTACACGTACAGGTTGCGGGTGTCGTCCAGGGCTCGCGCGTCTATGGCGGCGGAGTGGGGCCGGTGCCGCTGGGTATGGAACGAGTGCGTCGCCAAGTCCAGGGCCGTGCATCTGCACAACAGGACGAGTGGTGAGAAGGCCACGTGCGGACCGGCGCAGCTGGACCGGATGCTGACCGGAGCGCGTGCGCGGACGCCGTGGCTGCGGGAGGGCTCGTCGGTTCCTCAGCAGCAGGTCATCCGCGACTTCGGCCGCTCCCGTGCCAAAGCCCAGCGGGACATCGCTGAGCGTCTGCCCGTGGCGCGCCGGGCGGGGATGCCGACGTGGAAGACCCGGCGCGAGGCGCCAGCGACCCTGAACTACACCCAGCGCGGGTTCCGGCTGAACGACGGCCGGCTGCACCTGGCGGGCGGCATCGTCCTGAACGTGGTCTGGTCACGGGAGCTGCCCGACGAGCCGTCCTCGGTACGCGTGTACCAGGACAGCCTCGGACACTGGTACGCCTCTTTCGTTGTCGCCGCCCAGGTCCAGCCCCTGCCCGCGACCGGTCGCGTCCTCGGCGTCGACTGGGGCGTGAAGGAGACCGCGACCACCACGTCCGACGCGCACGACCTGCCGCACCCCGCACACGGCGGGAAGGTGAAGGGGGAACTCACCCGGTACGACCGGATGATGGCCCGCCGCAGACCGAAGAAAGGGACGTCCGGATCGAAGGGCTACCGTGCGGCGAAGAGGCTGCGGGCGAAGGCGCACAAGAAGGTTGCCCGGCAGCGTGCGGACACCGGCCGCAAGTGGGCGAAGAGGGTCGTCCGTGACCATGACGCCGTGGCGATCGAGGACTTCCGCCCAAAGTTCCTGGCCAGGACAAACATGGCCCGCAAGGCCGCTGACGCCGCCATCGGCGCCACCAAGGCCGCTCTGATCGAGATGGGCCGCAAACACGGGCGGGACATCCGCCTGGTCCATCCCGCGTACACCACGATGGACTGCGCGCAGTGCGGAGCGAGAGCCAAGCACGCCCTGCCGCTGGGTGAACGCACCCACACCTGCACCGCGTGCGGAACCACAGCCCCACGGGACAAGAACTCCGCACGCGTCATGCTCGTCCGGGCTGGTCTCAACCCGGCTGGTGCCGATGGTGGAAGACCTCCTGGAGCGCCGCTCCAGGAGGCAGCCTGAGCCAGAAATCCCCTTCCCTTCAAGGAGGGGAGGATTCAAACACAGCTGCACCATTCCCCATGGTGCCGGGCGCCACCTACAGCGCCCGCCGGACCCGGTGCCGTACCGGCCACCGGGGGTGCGGCATCCCCGGCACACCCCCGGGGTCGGCTACGCCGACATCAGCAGCCGTCCCCGCCGGGCGTCCGCGCGCGCGTCGGGAGTGAGGACGGGTCGCGGCACCAGGATGCCGCAGTCCGAGCAGACGGGACCCGTCGAGGGCTCGTGGTCCAGGTCGTACTTCCAGACGAGGCGCTCCCCGTCGCACACCGGGCACACGGCGCCCGGCTCACGCTCCAGCGCGGAGATCAGCCGGCGCAGCACCTCCGCCAGCGGTCCGTCGGGATGGACCCGGGGGTCGTCGCACCAGGCCACCCCGAAACCGCCCCAGGTGAGCCGGTGCCAGTCGTCCACGCTCCCCGGCCTGCGCAGGCCGTCGTGCTTCTCCTTCCTGCGCCGCTCGGCGAAGGCGACCTCGTAGGCCAGCCACACCGAACGCGCCTCCTCCAGCTCCTCCAGTGCGGCCACGAGCCGCGCTGGGTCGGGGGAGCGGTCCTCGGGACCGAACCCGGCCCGGGAGCAGAGATGGTCCCAGGTCGCCCTGTGCCCATAAGGGGCGAACCGCTCAAGGCACTTGCGCAGCGAATAGCGCCGCAGCGCCAGGTCGCACCGTGGATCGCGGACCTGTCTCGCCAGACTTCGGAAACCGGCCATCGCCCTGCACCTCCGTCACACCTGCACCTGTACTTGGGTCACTTCGGCGTCGTCGTACGGACGTCGCCGAATAGACGTATCGACAACCGATTCGGCTCCATCCGATTTCCGATGCCCCCCATAAGCCGATCCACCCGCTCCCAAAAAGTGACGCATGTTCACCTTCCCACTCGGGGATACCGGCGGTAACGTCCCGCCACACCCCCGTCGGGAGGAGCTGCCATGCCACGGCGCACCCCACGCAACGCCCTCGACAGACTGAGAACTCCCCGCGGCTTCCACGGGTTCCTGAAGACCGCATCCGTATGCGCCCTCGTTGCCGGACTTTTGTCACCGCTTTCCCCGGCGATGGCCGCCGGGAACGCGACCGCCGAGGTCACGGCCGCCGAAGCGGCCCCCAACGACCACTGCGGCGGCCAGTGTTCCGACATCCTGCCGCCCGGCCAGAACGGCAACGCCACCCTCGCCCAGATCCTCCTCAACCAGGCCTTCGGCACCCAGCCCGCGCACGCCGAGGACCAGCTGGGCCCCTACGCGAACCTCGCCACCGGCTACACCGGCCTCACCAACGACAAGATCAACACGTTCTTCAACGACGCATCCTTCGGCGTCCCGGACGGCCAGGTCGCGTCCACCGTCCGCCCCGCCGGACGCGACGACGTGACCATCGTCCGCGACAAGAAGACCGGTGTGCCGCACATCACCGGCACCACCCGCTACGGCACCGAGTTCGGCGCGGGCTACGCGGCCGCCCAGGACCGGCTGTGGCTCATGGACCTCTTCCGGCACGTCGGACGCGGCCAGTTGACCCCCTTCGCGGGCGGCGCCCCCGCCAACCAGGGTCTGGAGCAGCAGTTCTGGCGCAGCGCCCCCTACACCGAGGCGGACCTGGAGGCGCAGATCGAGAGCGCCGCCGCCAAGGCCGGGGAGCGCGGCGAGCTGGCCCTGGCCGACGTGGACGCCTACGTCGCCGGTGTCAACGCCTACATCGACGCCTCCGACAAGGGCCGCTACTTCCCCGGCGAGTACGTCCTGACCGGCCACAAGAACGCGATCACCAACGCCGGCACCATCGAGCACTTCAAGCGCGCCGACCTGATCGCGCTGGCCTCCGTCATCGGCTCCCTCTTCGGCGCCGGAGGCGGCGGCGAGGTCAACAACGCGCTCTCCCTCCTCGCCGCCCAGGAGAAGTACGGCGTCGCCGAGGGCACCGAGGTCTGGGAGTCCTTCCGCCAGCGCAACGACCCCGAGGCCGTCCTCACCCAGCAGGACGGCAGCTTCCCGTACCTGCCCACCCCGGACGACCCGCAGGGCCGCGCCCTGCCCGACGCCGGGTCGGTCGAGCCGGAACCGCTGGTGTACGACCGTACGGGCAGCGCCGGGGCGGCGGGCGCGACCGGTGCCTCCGCCAAGTCCGCGGAAGCGGCGGTGACCTCGGCGCGGCGCGGCATGTCCAACGCCCTGGTCGTCAGCGGCGAGCACACCGCGAGCGGCCACCCGGTCGCCGTCTTCGGACCCCAGACCGGCTACTTCGCGCCGCAACTGCTCATGCTCCAGGAGATCCAGGGCCCCGGCATCAGCGCCCGCGGCGCCTCCTTCGCGGGCCTGAGCATGTACGTCGAACTCGGCCGCGGCCAGGACTACGCCTGGAGCGCGACCACCTCCGGCCAGGACATCATCGACACCTACGCGGTCGAGCTGTGCCAGGACGACTACCACTACCTCTACCGCGGCACCTGCACGCCCATGGAGAAGGTCGAACGGCACAACGCCTGGAAGCCCACCGTCGCCGACTCCACCGCGGCGGGCTCCTACACGATGCGCGTCTGGCGCACCAAGTACGGACCGGTCGAGTCCCGGGCCACGGTCGACGGCAAGAAGGTCGCCTACACCACCCTGCGCTCCTCCTACATGCACGAGGCCGACTCCATCATCGGCTTCCAGATGCTGAACGACCCTGACTACCTCAACAGCCCCGAGCGCTTCCAGGGTGCCGTCCAGCACATCAACTACACCTTCAACTGGTTCTACGCCGACTCCGAGCACACCGCGTACTACAACAGCGGCGACAACCCGGTGCGCGCGGGCGGCGTCGACGCCGAGTTCCCGGTCTGGGCGCGGCAGGCGTACGAGTGGCAGGGCTGGGACCCGGCCGACAACACCGCCCGGTACACCGGCGCGTCGGCCCACCCGCAGTCGGTCGACCAGGACTACTACATCTCCTGGAACAACAAGCAGGCCAGGGACTACCCGGCCGCCTCCTGGGGCAACGGCTCCGTCCACCGCGGCAACCTGCTCGACGACCGGGTGAAGAAGCTGGTCGCCGACGGCGGCGTCACGCGCACCGCGCTGGTGAAGGCCATGGGCGAAGCGGCCCTCGCCGACCTGCGGGCCGAGGACGTCCTGCCCGACCTGCTGAAGGTGGTCGAGTCCGCGCCGGTGACCGACCCGGCGGCGAAGACGGCCGTGGACCGGCTGAAGGCGTGGCGGTCCGCGGGCGGACTGCGCACCGAGACCTCGGCGGGCTCCAAGAAGTACGCCCACGCCGACGCGATCCGCACCCTGGACGCCTGGTGGCCGCTGCTGGTGAAGGCCGAGTTCGAACCCGGGCTCGGCACCGACCTGTACACCGCCTTCACCCGCAACCTGCCCGTCGACGAGTCCCCGTCCGCCGCCCACGGCCCGACCGGCGCCCACGCCGGCAGCGCCTTCCAGTACGGCTGGTGGAGCTATGTCGACAAGGACATCCGGTCCGTGCTCGGCGAGTCCGTCAAGGGCCCGCTGGCGCGTCCGTACTGCGGCGACGGCGACCTCGCCGCCTGCCGGGACTCCCTGGTCTCCACCCTGAAGGAGGCGGCGGGCCGCACGGCCGCCCAGGTCTATCCCGGCGACGACAGCTGCTCGGCGGGGGACCAGTGGTGCGCCGACTCGGTGATCCACCGCACCCTCGGCGGCATCAAGCACGGCGGCATCAGCTGGCAGAACCGGCCGACCTACCAGCAGGTCGTGGAGTTCACGTCCCACCGGTGACCGGCCGACCCACAGGTCACCTGTAGAGGAGGTACTGGCGGCGCGTCCTGCGGAACGCCGCCAGTTCCGCCTCCCAGCCGTGCACCACCTCGTCGGTGTCCGCGCCCGCGTCGATCATCGTGCGCACCCGCGTGGACCCGGTGAGCTTGTCGATCCAGTTGTCCGACCGCCAGGCGAAGCCGTCCCAGGTCCGCTTGGCGGTCACCAGGAGGGCGATTCCGGTGCGCACCGGGTCGAACGCGGCCCGGTCGTGCACGTGGAGCTGCACACCGCCGACGGTCTTGCCCTGGAACTTGGAGAAGGTGGGCGCGAAGTACGCCTCCCTGAAGCGCACTCCCGGCAGGCCGACGTCGTTCGCGGCGGCGGCCCAGCCCCCGTCGACGCCCTCGGCGCCCAGCAGTTCGAACGGGCGGGTGGTGCCGCGCCCTTCGGAGAGGTTGGTGCCCTCGAACAGGCAGGTCCCCGAGTACACCAGCGCGCACTCCGGCGTGGGCATGTTCGGGCTCGGCGGCACCCAGGGCAGCCCGGAGGCGTCGTAGAACTCCGACCGCTTCCAGCCCGTCATCGTCACCGTCTCCAGCGGCACCGGCGACGGCAGGAACTCGCCGTTGAAGAGGAGCGCCAGCTCGGCGACCGTCATGCCGTGCGCCTGCGCGATCGGCTGCCGCCCGACGAAGGTCGCGAACTCCTTGTGCAGGACCGGCCCGAGGGCCGCCCGCCCGGTCACCGGGTTCGGCCGGTCCAGGACCACGAACCGCTTCCCGGCGAGCGAGGCCGCCTCCATGCAGTCGAACAGCGTCCAGATGTACGTGTAGAAGCGCGCGCCCACGTCCTGGATGTCGAAGACGACGGTGTCCACGCCGGACGCCGTGAACACGTCGGCGAGCGGCTGCCCGCTCTTCAGGTACGTGTCGTAGACCGGCAGCCCGGTGGCGGGGTCGTCGTAGCGGCCCTCGGAGCCGCCCGCCTGCGCCGTGCCGCGGAAGCCGTGCTCGGGGCCGAAGACAGCGGTCAGGTTCACCCGGTCGTCGGCGTGCATGACGTCGACGATGTGGCGCACGTCCCGGGTGATGCCGGTCGGGTTGGTGACGACGCCGACCTTCTGTCCGTCGAGCCGGGCGTAGCCGTCGTCGACGAGGCGCTCGAAGCCGGTGCGCAGCCGGCGGCCCCCGCCCCCGTGGCCCGCGGGTGCCGCGTGGGCCGTGCCCGCCGCCGTGGCGGCGGTGGTGCCGGCCGCCACCGCGGCCGTCGTGGCGAGCAGGTTCCGTCTGGACAGCGTCATGCGGTGACCTCCGTGATCGCGGCGGGTGTCATGCGCAC encodes the following:
- the soxR gene encoding redox-sensitive transcriptional activator SoxR, with product MPQIPEKIHELTVGQLAARSGAAVSALHFYESKGLISSRRTSGNQRRFARDALRRVAFVRAAQRVGIPLATIREALAELPEGRTPTEDDWARLSESWRSELDERIKQLNRLRDHLTDCIGCGCLSLETCVLSNPDDAFGERGAGSRLLVERRGSTARGDRAPSRAREPEVPCCGD
- a CDS encoding MaoC family dehydratase → MAEPRIFTSADEVKAAVGEQLGYTDWLEVDQKRIDLFAEATGDHQWIHVDPEKAAAGPFGGTIAHGYLTLSLLPLFGPQLIRVEGVKMGVNYGTNKVRFPSPVPVGSRLRATAAVTGVEDVKGGIQVSVAFTVEREGGDKPVCVAESVSRYYL
- a CDS encoding RNA-guided endonuclease InsQ/TnpB family protein — translated: MAQVGAGEKVGHARYTYRLRVSSRARASMAAEWGRCRWVWNECVAKSRAVHLHNRTSGEKATCGPAQLDRMLTGARARTPWLREGSSVPQQQVIRDFGRSRAKAQRDIAERLPVARRAGMPTWKTRREAPATLNYTQRGFRLNDGRLHLAGGIVLNVVWSRELPDEPSSVRVYQDSLGHWYASFVVAAQVQPLPATGRVLGVDWGVKETATTTSDAHDLPHPAHGGKVKGELTRYDRMMARRRPKKGTSGSKGYRAAKRLRAKAHKKVARQRADTGRKWAKRVVRDHDAVAIEDFRPKFLARTNMARKAADAAIGATKAALIEMGRKHGRDIRLVHPAYTTMDCAQCGARAKHALPLGERTHTCTACGTTAPRDKNSARVMLVRAGLNPAGADGGRPPGAPLQEAA
- a CDS encoding penicillin acylase family protein; this translates as MPRRTPRNALDRLRTPRGFHGFLKTASVCALVAGLLSPLSPAMAAGNATAEVTAAEAAPNDHCGGQCSDILPPGQNGNATLAQILLNQAFGTQPAHAEDQLGPYANLATGYTGLTNDKINTFFNDASFGVPDGQVASTVRPAGRDDVTIVRDKKTGVPHITGTTRYGTEFGAGYAAAQDRLWLMDLFRHVGRGQLTPFAGGAPANQGLEQQFWRSAPYTEADLEAQIESAAAKAGERGELALADVDAYVAGVNAYIDASDKGRYFPGEYVLTGHKNAITNAGTIEHFKRADLIALASVIGSLFGAGGGGEVNNALSLLAAQEKYGVAEGTEVWESFRQRNDPEAVLTQQDGSFPYLPTPDDPQGRALPDAGSVEPEPLVYDRTGSAGAAGATGASAKSAEAAVTSARRGMSNALVVSGEHTASGHPVAVFGPQTGYFAPQLLMLQEIQGPGISARGASFAGLSMYVELGRGQDYAWSATTSGQDIIDTYAVELCQDDYHYLYRGTCTPMEKVERHNAWKPTVADSTAAGSYTMRVWRTKYGPVESRATVDGKKVAYTTLRSSYMHEADSIIGFQMLNDPDYLNSPERFQGAVQHINYTFNWFYADSEHTAYYNSGDNPVRAGGVDAEFPVWARQAYEWQGWDPADNTARYTGASAHPQSVDQDYYISWNNKQARDYPAASWGNGSVHRGNLLDDRVKKLVADGGVTRTALVKAMGEAALADLRAEDVLPDLLKVVESAPVTDPAAKTAVDRLKAWRSAGGLRTETSAGSKKYAHADAIRTLDAWWPLLVKAEFEPGLGTDLYTAFTRNLPVDESPSAAHGPTGAHAGSAFQYGWWSYVDKDIRSVLGESVKGPLARPYCGDGDLAACRDSLVSTLKEAAGRTAAQVYPGDDSCSAGDQWCADSVIHRTLGGIKHGGISWQNRPTYQQVVEFTSHR
- a CDS encoding YiaA/YiaB family inner membrane protein; the protein is MSDTPVKQQNTAAFYGQAVASFAVAMAATAIGIYQLQADAWVRAFLAIAVLYLVTSAFTLAKIIRDRQEVGQIVSRVDQARLDRILVEHDPFQKPGGTPAGQRP
- a CDS encoding TetR/AcrR family transcriptional regulator, with the protein product MSTAAETTGGDIEPWEEVTPDAARRLLVAAVEAFAERGYHATTTRDIAGRAGMSPAALYIHYKTKEELLHRISRIGHTRAVAILRSAAQGEGSAAERLADAVSSFVRWHAGRRTTARVVQYELDALGPEAREEILTLRRQCDAAVRGIIDDGVAAGEFDVPDVKGTTLAVLSLCIDVARWFNVNGPRTPDEVGALYADLVLRMVGAEPSGATAQR
- a CDS encoding exo-beta-N-acetylmuramidase NamZ family protein produces the protein MTLSRRNLLATTAAVAAGTTAATAAGTAHAAPAGHGGGGRRLRTGFERLVDDGYARLDGQKVGVVTNPTGITRDVRHIVDVMHADDRVNLTAVFGPEHGFRGTAQAGGSEGRYDDPATGLPVYDTYLKSGQPLADVFTASGVDTVVFDIQDVGARFYTYIWTLFDCMEAASLAGKRFVVLDRPNPVTGRAALGPVLHKEFATFVGRQPIAQAHGMTVAELALLFNGEFLPSPVPLETVTMTGWKRSEFYDASGLPWVPPSPNMPTPECALVYSGTCLFEGTNLSEGRGTTRPFELLGAEGVDGGWAAAANDVGLPGVRFREAYFAPTFSKFQGKTVGGVQLHVHDRAAFDPVRTGIALLVTAKRTWDGFAWRSDNWIDKLTGSTRVRTMIDAGADTDEVVHGWEAELAAFRRTRRQYLLYR